CCAAAGGGTTTGGTTTTGTCGAAATGGCGAGCAAAGAAGACGCTGAAGCAGCCATTAAAGAAATGCATGATTCTGATATCAAGGGTCGGCAAGTCGTGGTTAACGAAGCACGCCCCCGCAACGAAAGCAGCAACAACGGAGGCTTTCGCCGCAATGATGGCTTCGGTGACCGTCAAAGACGTTTCTAACGAGGCGTTTTTAACCGAGCTGGAGTAGAAACAGCCCGCCTGCCGCCAACGCGGCAGGCGGGTTTTTTTGCGGGCGCTCCTCCTCGAACATAAACAATATATTTTTCATAAAATTAGCGGCTGGAGAGCCCCTGTCTGCAACAAGCAGGCGGTCCCCCTTTTCAAGGAGCGGAGGAAATCCGCCTCTCGGTAGACTGCGCCTTACACTAGTGATAGTGTACTCACTACGAGTAAGCGCACGATAAGATGCAAACTGAGTGCGTTAACCCGGCCTATTGCCCCTTAAGGCACGTTCGAATTGGGGGTGAGCATAGCAGGCGTGGGCGTCTGTAAACCGTCCCGAAAAGTTAAAGGCTGATTGTGAAAGGGTTCACGCTTCCTCCCTGCCTACAGCAGGCAGGTGCCAGCTAAGGCAGGCAGTCTCCGCGTGATGAAATATTTATGATTTTTAACCATCGCAAATTTTCAACTATCAATGAAGCAGAAATAATGTCAACATCCTATTCAAAGCTGCCTCATAGCTAATTGAAACTAATCTTTCGAATTCTCTTATGGCGCGACGATTTACGGTTAAAGATTTCTTTCTGATTCTATTTCTGAGTCTGCT
This sequence is a window from Nitrosococcus oceani ATCC 19707. Protein-coding genes within it:
- a CDS encoding RNA recognition motif domain-containing protein produces the protein MVFMTNGTVFEFQEYFIVNIYVGNLSYQVTDEDLRAAFENYGEVSSAKVIVDKFSNRSKGFGFVEMASKEDAEAAIKEMHDSDIKGRQVVVNEARPRNESSNNGGFRRNDGFGDRQRRF